A single region of the Enterococcus mundtii genome encodes:
- the pyrE gene encoding orotate phosphoribosyltransferase produces MNIEQTIAKDLLEIEAVFLSPNQPFTWASGIKSPIYCDNRITMSYPKVRKEIAQGLAEKIKQEFPEVEVIAGTATAGIPHAAWVAEILDLPMVYIRSKAKAHGKGNQIEGRIFEGQKMVVIEDLISTGGSVLEAAEAAKREGADVLGVAAIFTYELPKGKANFEAAGLPLVTLTNYSVLIEFALENKTIDETELALLKEWKKDPENWVTD; encoded by the coding sequence ATGAATATCGAACAAACTATTGCCAAAGACCTTTTAGAAATCGAAGCTGTTTTCTTAAGCCCAAACCAACCATTTACTTGGGCAAGTGGCATCAAAAGCCCCATCTATTGTGACAATCGCATCACGATGAGTTATCCAAAAGTAAGAAAAGAAATCGCTCAAGGATTAGCTGAAAAAATCAAGCAAGAATTTCCAGAAGTCGAAGTGATTGCTGGAACGGCAACTGCAGGAATCCCTCATGCAGCATGGGTAGCTGAGATCTTAGACTTACCAATGGTCTATATTCGCAGCAAAGCGAAAGCTCATGGCAAAGGGAACCAAATCGAAGGACGGATCTTCGAAGGACAAAAAATGGTGGTCATTGAAGATTTGATCTCAACAGGTGGAAGTGTACTAGAAGCCGCTGAAGCAGCGAAACGAGAAGGTGCGGATGTTTTAGGTGTCGCAGCTATCTTTACTTACGAGTTGCCAAAAGGAAAAGCTAACTTTGAAGCAGCGGGTCTACCATTGGTTACTTTGACGAATTATTCTGTGCTGATCGAATTTGCTTTAGAAAATAAAACCATCGACGAAACAGAATTAGCTTTACTAAAAGAATGGAAAAAAGATCCTGAGAACTGGGTGACGGATTAA